From one Luteolibacter sp. SL250 genomic stretch:
- a CDS encoding beta-galactosidase trimerization domain-containing protein encodes MSPHPNPSLKWIWLLPVILTIPVVEAASVIYEHSFSGSSTANLGGTSLDASATGMGGTSGARWISSTRFKADGSIATTDSAGSAFVAFSPQNGNIYSISVDTRATPRATTPASHLAYVGISLNSHVGATPDTAAPFSSGHRSISPIARSPDGTPNASNTTNPKYILRRWETSATYILAADHIPTLALDQGVWRLTIELDTTNAGNWQYRWLVDDVNGSTLTSLSVGDWTSFATPTPAISYIQLFNTGQLGSGSFDNFSVTAVPEPATGVLAVAALAAFALKRKRTARRTTMKVLPAVLCCSMPLVARASAEDHYEAYVRNSEDFRRVKQDKEWALKAWPSWTYMPWTYQWHIGYDDASGEWSRTHGYNGTLMDQGHLLQEATRKGRLDWIDKHGLRFYLDHTAGKGVLHLWDGDKVKPHLEQLQGTGVRNVPLNAAAEAGLRDIMKRHIGAVRDSPHRAAYALDDEPSWGHFVRPAMWQITDDPTAYTQWLRGIYGPKAPERGKWLSYDDIRTKLPEWTIADFDASPLMDQWSFNDSYWANLLGRLVEYSNELDPATPCGLVGGQAPNAFGGYDYAKLMRKMQFIESYNIGSSQAIIRSFNPRNSLPTVTTHFHRDTADTIWQAWYYLAHGNRGHIGWVEKWFDGKTPEPWHAEVAPSYLEAERKIGPLMAGAEWKHDGVAIYYSHASIQLGWILDAESHGKTWRQRNSDERLSSAAHVRKAWENMLRDSGLQYDFINYADVIQKGVPQDYKVLILPGVLCLSDSEARAIRTFCEKGGTVIADYLPGLWDQHGKGRKEGGVLDSMFGVSHSPSLSAKDIFGGKYWAEVDQDTNFSWKDYESFLTNKNTSVKDASGFHKAVREMPVGHVASAGKGKAVMMNLSPQWYNAHREAGPERAEKREVFMKHVMAAGVQPWVRISSDQAPVHGYEITYWKQSTDGNPRTILYVCSNPEIRGTSLGGGNSVGLKSDTIPVRLQFNQTKEQVRDERTGEMLGDGREFPLRWKRDEAIVISFEGL; translated from the coding sequence ATGTCACCGCATCCAAACCCCTCCCTGAAATGGATCTGGCTCCTCCCTGTCATTCTCACGATACCGGTCGTGGAAGCCGCAAGTGTGATCTACGAACATAGCTTCTCCGGATCTTCCACCGCCAACCTGGGCGGCACCTCCCTCGATGCCTCCGCCACCGGGATGGGTGGCACCTCCGGCGCCAGGTGGATTTCCTCCACCCGCTTCAAGGCGGACGGGAGCATCGCCACCACGGACTCGGCGGGATCGGCGTTTGTCGCGTTCTCGCCCCAGAACGGCAACATCTACTCCATCTCCGTGGATACGAGGGCAACGCCCCGTGCAACGACTCCCGCGAGCCACCTGGCTTACGTCGGCATCTCCCTGAACAGCCACGTGGGGGCCACGCCGGACACTGCCGCGCCTTTCAGCTCCGGCCACAGATCCATTTCACCGATCGCAAGGAGTCCGGACGGCACACCCAACGCCAGCAACACCACCAACCCGAAGTACATTCTCCGCCGTTGGGAAACCAGCGCCACCTACATCCTGGCGGCGGATCACATTCCCACCCTGGCACTGGACCAGGGCGTCTGGCGGCTGACGATCGAGCTTGATACCACCAATGCCGGAAACTGGCAGTACCGCTGGCTGGTGGATGACGTCAACGGTTCCACCCTCACCTCCCTGAGCGTCGGAGACTGGACCTCGTTCGCCACACCCACACCTGCCATCTCCTACATCCAGCTCTTCAATACGGGGCAGCTCGGATCAGGCTCCTTCGACAACTTCAGCGTCACCGCAGTGCCGGAGCCAGCCACCGGAGTCCTTGCCGTAGCCGCCCTCGCGGCATTCGCCCTGAAACGAAAACGGACAGCCCGCAGGACCACCATGAAGGTCCTGCCAGCCGTGCTCTGCTGCTCGATGCCGCTGGTGGCGCGCGCTTCCGCAGAAGACCACTATGAAGCCTACGTCCGGAATTCGGAAGACTTCCGGCGGGTGAAGCAGGACAAGGAATGGGCTCTCAAAGCGTGGCCATCATGGACCTACATGCCGTGGACCTACCAATGGCACATCGGCTATGATGATGCCTCCGGTGAGTGGAGCCGCACCCATGGCTACAATGGAACCCTGATGGACCAAGGCCACCTGCTCCAGGAAGCCACCAGGAAGGGAAGACTCGACTGGATCGACAAACACGGCCTCCGCTTTTACCTGGACCACACGGCGGGAAAGGGGGTGCTGCACCTGTGGGACGGGGACAAGGTGAAGCCGCATCTGGAACAGTTGCAGGGTACGGGAGTCCGGAACGTGCCCCTGAACGCCGCGGCGGAAGCCGGGCTGCGGGACATCATGAAGCGCCATATTGGAGCGGTCCGCGACTCGCCCCACCGCGCCGCCTACGCGCTGGATGACGAGCCGTCCTGGGGACACTTCGTGCGTCCGGCGATGTGGCAGATCACCGACGACCCCACCGCCTACACCCAATGGCTGCGCGGCATCTACGGCCCCAAGGCGCCGGAGCGCGGGAAATGGCTGAGCTATGATGACATCCGCACCAAGCTGCCGGAATGGACCATCGCCGATTTCGACGCCAGCCCGCTGATGGACCAGTGGAGTTTCAACGACTCCTACTGGGCGAACCTTCTCGGCAGGCTGGTCGAATACTCGAACGAACTGGACCCGGCGACGCCCTGCGGCCTTGTCGGCGGGCAGGCCCCGAATGCCTTCGGCGGCTATGACTATGCCAAGCTGATGCGGAAGATGCAGTTCATCGAGAGCTACAACATCGGCTCGTCCCAAGCGATCATCCGGTCCTTCAACCCGCGGAACTCGCTGCCCACGGTGACGACCCACTTCCACCGCGACACTGCCGACACCATCTGGCAGGCTTGGTATTACCTCGCCCATGGGAACCGCGGACACATCGGCTGGGTGGAGAAATGGTTCGATGGGAAGACTCCGGAGCCCTGGCATGCGGAGGTGGCTCCCTCCTATCTGGAGGCGGAGCGGAAAATCGGCCCGCTGATGGCTGGCGCGGAGTGGAAGCACGATGGGGTGGCGATCTACTACAGCCACGCCTCCATCCAGCTGGGCTGGATCCTCGATGCGGAGTCGCACGGAAAGACCTGGCGGCAGCGGAACTCGGACGAGCGCCTGAGCAGCGCCGCCCACGTCCGGAAGGCCTGGGAAAACATGCTCCGGGATTCCGGCCTCCAGTACGATTTCATCAACTACGCGGACGTCATCCAGAAGGGGGTGCCACAGGATTACAAGGTCCTCATCCTTCCTGGGGTCCTCTGCCTTTCGGATTCGGAGGCGCGGGCGATCAGGACGTTCTGCGAGAAAGGCGGCACCGTCATCGCCGACTATCTTCCCGGACTGTGGGACCAGCACGGCAAGGGGCGCAAGGAAGGCGGAGTTCTGGACTCCATGTTCGGAGTGAGCCATTCACCGTCCCTGTCAGCGAAGGATATCTTCGGCGGAAAATATTGGGCTGAAGTGGACCAGGATACGAACTTCTCGTGGAAGGATTACGAAAGCTTCCTGACCAACAAAAACACTTCGGTGAAAGACGCGAGCGGGTTCCACAAGGCGGTGAGGGAGATGCCTGTCGGTCACGTCGCTTCAGCAGGAAAGGGAAAGGCTGTCATGATGAACCTTTCCCCCCAGTGGTACAACGCCCACCGCGAGGCGGGGCCGGAAAGGGCGGAAAAACGTGAGGTTTTCATGAAACACGTCATGGCCGCCGGGGTGCAACCGTGGGTCCGCATCTCCAGTGACCAGGCCCCGGTCCATGGATATGAGATCACCTACTGGAAGCAGTCCACGGATGGAAACCCACGGACGATCCTCTATGTCTGCTCCAATCCCGAGATCCGCGGGACTTCACTCGGCGGCGGCAACTCCGTCGGCCTGAAGTCAGACACCATCCCGGTCCGGCTGCAGTTCAACCAGACCAAGGAACAGGTCCGGGATGAACGCACCGGTGAGATGCTTGGCGATGGCAGGGAATTCCCCCTGCGGTGGAAACGGGATGAGGCCATCGTGATTTCGTTCGAAGGATTATGA
- a CDS encoding prolyl oligopeptidase family serine peptidase — protein MPGESKSIIGHYGSWASNLRPSPPTLSFRNARWTDPAEWRVHARHKAWELLAPPDQGGVPQARVDRAYAYDGLTVEELSWQLPYGRRTSAVLLKPAGTRGRLPAILALHDHGGNKYFGAGKITRTAADIHPLLAAHQEKYYGGTAWANEAARKGYVVLVHDAFAFGSRRVHYGDVEGIPWGNLNVAGRQEPDPQDINGIDNYNAWASDHENVMSKSLFCAGTTWPGVTLAEDRSALDILSAREDVDAGRIGCGGLSGGGLRTVYLTGLDDRINCAVCVGFMSTWDDFLSRKAYTHTWMAYTPLLSNYLEFSEIFGLRVPAPLMVLNNRQDQLFTLEEMEKADAILREIHTKAGASDRFRSAFHDGHHKFDPAMQKQASDWFDQWLK, from the coding sequence ATGCCTGGTGAAAGCAAAAGCATCATCGGCCACTATGGTTCCTGGGCGTCCAACCTCCGGCCTTCTCCTCCCACCCTGTCATTCCGGAATGCCCGTTGGACGGATCCCGCGGAGTGGCGGGTGCATGCACGGCATAAGGCCTGGGAATTGCTCGCTCCGCCGGACCAGGGCGGCGTTCCGCAGGCGCGGGTGGACCGTGCCTACGCCTACGACGGACTGACCGTGGAGGAACTGAGCTGGCAACTGCCCTACGGGCGGCGGACAAGCGCTGTCCTTCTCAAGCCCGCAGGCACCCGGGGACGCCTCCCGGCCATCCTTGCCCTCCACGACCATGGTGGGAACAAGTACTTCGGCGCGGGGAAGATCACCCGCACCGCCGCGGACATCCATCCCCTCCTCGCCGCGCATCAGGAAAAATACTACGGTGGGACCGCGTGGGCCAACGAGGCGGCCCGGAAGGGCTACGTCGTCCTGGTGCATGATGCCTTCGCATTCGGGAGCCGGCGTGTCCACTACGGGGATGTGGAAGGCATCCCGTGGGGGAACCTGAACGTCGCCGGCAGGCAAGAGCCCGATCCGCAGGATATCAATGGCATCGACAACTACAATGCGTGGGCCTCCGACCATGAGAATGTCATGTCGAAATCCCTTTTCTGCGCGGGAACGACCTGGCCGGGCGTCACACTGGCGGAAGACCGGAGCGCCTTGGACATCCTTTCGGCACGGGAGGATGTCGACGCCGGCAGAATCGGCTGCGGCGGGCTCTCGGGTGGCGGGCTGAGGACGGTTTATCTCACGGGACTGGATGATCGCATCAACTGTGCGGTTTGCGTCGGCTTCATGTCCACTTGGGACGATTTCCTTTCCCGGAAGGCCTACACGCATACCTGGATGGCCTATACCCCGCTGCTCTCCAACTACCTGGAATTTTCCGAGATCTTCGGCCTCCGGGTACCCGCCCCATTGATGGTCCTCAACAACAGGCAGGACCAGCTTTTCACGCTGGAGGAAATGGAGAAGGCGGACGCCATCCTGCGGGAGATCCATACGAAAGCCGGAGCCAGCGACCGCTTCAGGTCGGCCTTCCATGACGGCCACCACAAATTCGATCCCGCCATGCAGAAGCAAGCGTCCGACTGGTTCGACCAATGGCTCAAATGA
- a CDS encoding acylphosphatase — MPPDRGKWAVMMAKRVIFSGRVQGVGFRYTAKDLARGFDVCGWVKNLPDGTVELQVMGERGEVEDFIREIAEESNVAHHIKSLMAEEIPPLEGVRGFSIIA, encoded by the coding sequence GTGCCGCCGGATCGTGGGAAATGGGCCGTGATGATGGCAAAGCGGGTGATTTTCAGCGGTAGGGTCCAAGGCGTCGGTTTCCGCTACACGGCGAAGGATCTGGCGCGTGGTTTTGACGTCTGTGGCTGGGTGAAAAACCTTCCGGACGGCACGGTGGAGCTCCAGGTCATGGGGGAGCGGGGCGAGGTGGAGGACTTCATCCGGGAAATCGCGGAGGAATCGAACGTGGCGCACCACATCAAGTCCCTGATGGCGGAGGAGATCCCCCCGCTGGAGGGCGTCCGGGGCTTCTCCATCATCGCGTGA
- a CDS encoding redoxin family protein, translating to MKIQTVLGIVAAALIAPAFGQEIPKVLEIGSPAPEFSLKGTDGKTRTLADYKDAKALCVVFTCNHCPDAVGAATRMEQIYQDYKGKGVAMVAVNANNPGSLTPDELGYSPYNDSFEEMTPFAMENGWTFPYLYDGENQKFATACGAQATPHVFLFDGGRKLVFTGRMDDMKRKSGPTEKSYLRDALDATLAGKEVGEKTPRPFGCSTKWLFKASNVEKDEANWKAKPVTVEDLSVDLAKKLRANGTDKIRLINFWSTTCGPCVAEFPELVETYRRFQNRPFEFISISIDPAEKKAVVGKFLTSRHAALSDKTAPSVKEEGRTTNNYIWTAENTDPLADAIDKDWTGALPHTVLLGKDGKILWKHTDKLDIVEVRRQIIKALAE from the coding sequence ATGAAAATCCAAACCGTACTGGGAATCGTGGCCGCCGCGCTCATCGCGCCCGCCTTCGGACAGGAAATCCCGAAAGTCCTCGAGATCGGCTCGCCCGCTCCTGAGTTCTCCCTCAAAGGGACCGATGGCAAGACGCGCACCCTGGCGGACTACAAGGACGCGAAGGCCCTCTGCGTTGTTTTCACCTGTAATCACTGTCCTGATGCCGTGGGCGCGGCCACCCGGATGGAGCAGATCTACCAGGACTACAAGGGCAAGGGCGTGGCCATGGTGGCGGTGAACGCCAACAACCCGGGCAGCCTCACTCCGGACGAGCTGGGCTACTCCCCCTACAATGACTCCTTCGAGGAAATGACTCCGTTCGCCATGGAGAACGGCTGGACCTTCCCCTACCTCTACGACGGAGAAAATCAGAAGTTCGCCACCGCCTGCGGCGCGCAGGCCACTCCGCACGTGTTCCTGTTCGATGGTGGGCGGAAGCTCGTCTTCACCGGCCGCATGGATGACATGAAGCGGAAGTCCGGCCCCACGGAAAAGAGCTACCTGCGTGACGCGCTGGACGCCACCCTCGCCGGCAAGGAAGTGGGCGAGAAAACCCCGCGCCCGTTCGGCTGCTCCACGAAATGGCTGTTCAAGGCCAGCAACGTCGAGAAGGACGAAGCGAACTGGAAGGCCAAGCCGGTCACCGTTGAGGACCTGAGCGTGGACCTGGCGAAGAAGCTCCGCGCCAACGGCACGGACAAGATCCGCCTCATCAACTTCTGGTCCACCACCTGCGGCCCGTGCGTCGCGGAGTTTCCGGAACTGGTGGAAACCTACCGCCGCTTCCAGAACCGCCCGTTCGAGTTCATCTCCATCAGCATCGACCCTGCTGAGAAAAAGGCCGTTGTCGGCAAGTTTCTCACCTCCCGCCACGCCGCGCTTTCGGACAAGACCGCCCCTTCCGTGAAAGAGGAAGGCCGCACCACCAACAACTACATCTGGACCGCAGAAAACACCGATCCGCTGGCGGACGCCATCGACAAGGACTGGACCGGCGCGCTGCCGCACACCGTGCTGCTCGGCAAGGATGGCAAGATCCTGTGGAAGCACACCGACAAGCTCGACATCGTTGAGGTGCGCCGCCAGATCATCAAGGCCCTGGCCGAGTGA
- a CDS encoding FG-GAP and VCBS repeat-containing protein, which produces MKPIPFILLSLAPLAHAGFRAQPIDDKVTIGYGLAVADVDGDGKDDILLVDAAQTVWYKNPTWEKHTLSGKLTPKDHVCVCAKDIDGDGKAEVAVGAEWAPNDTKDSGAVFALFPSEDRTKPWKEKALHREPTTHRMHWVLEKPGVNFLAVLPLHGCDNVKGEGPGIKFLGYRPEKDPTKDWATFLLHEGFHMAHNFDPVKWPGNEEGESLLVACKEGTHLLQQRDGKWNATRMTEKGSGEVRTGRLPGGKRFIATIEPMHGNEVVINPENAEGKLWSEKRVVLDDTLAQGHALAAADFLGLGHDQVVAGWREPSKDTKKVGIRLYAPNADGTEWKLHSLVDDNTMACEDIKAADLNGDGKPDLIASGRATKNLIIYWNE; this is translated from the coding sequence ATGAAACCCATCCCGTTCATCCTCCTTTCCCTCGCCCCGCTCGCCCACGCGGGATTCCGCGCCCAGCCGATCGATGACAAGGTCACCATTGGCTACGGCCTAGCGGTGGCGGATGTGGATGGCGACGGCAAGGATGACATCCTGCTGGTGGATGCAGCCCAGACCGTTTGGTACAAGAACCCGACCTGGGAGAAGCACACGCTGAGCGGAAAGCTGACGCCGAAGGATCACGTCTGCGTCTGTGCGAAGGACATCGACGGCGACGGCAAGGCGGAGGTGGCGGTGGGCGCGGAGTGGGCACCGAACGATACGAAGGACAGCGGCGCGGTCTTCGCCCTCTTCCCCAGTGAGGACCGGACGAAGCCTTGGAAGGAAAAGGCGCTGCACCGGGAGCCGACGACCCACCGCATGCACTGGGTGCTGGAGAAGCCGGGCGTTAACTTCCTCGCCGTGTTGCCGCTCCACGGCTGCGACAACGTGAAGGGCGAAGGCCCGGGCATCAAATTCCTGGGTTACCGTCCGGAAAAGGATCCGACCAAGGATTGGGCGACCTTTCTCCTGCACGAAGGCTTCCACATGGCCCACAACTTCGATCCCGTGAAGTGGCCCGGCAACGAGGAGGGAGAGAGCCTGCTGGTCGCCTGCAAGGAGGGAACCCACCTGCTCCAGCAAAGGGACGGGAAATGGAACGCCACCCGCATGACCGAAAAAGGCTCCGGCGAGGTTCGCACGGGCAGGCTGCCGGGAGGGAAGCGCTTCATCGCCACCATCGAGCCGATGCACGGCAACGAGGTGGTCATCAACCCGGAGAACGCGGAAGGGAAGCTGTGGTCGGAGAAACGCGTCGTACTGGATGACACGCTGGCCCAGGGCCACGCACTGGCGGCGGCGGATTTCCTGGGACTCGGCCATGACCAGGTGGTGGCGGGCTGGCGCGAACCGTCGAAGGACACGAAGAAGGTCGGCATCAGACTCTACGCTCCGAACGCGGATGGCACGGAGTGGAAGCTGCACTCGCTGGTCGATGACAACACCATGGCCTGCGAGGACATCAAGGCGGCGGACCTGAACGGTGACGGCAAGCCGGACCTCATCGCCTCCGGACGGGCGACGAAGAACCTCATCATTTACTGGAACGAATAA